In Oceanispirochaeta sp., the DNA window GATGGATTTTGATGATCTTCCCATTCCATTCAGGGCGGTGGCTGCCGATTTCATCACCGGAGAAAAAATCGTTTATGCTACAGGAGATCTAAAAACAGCAATTAGGGCCTCCATGTCAATCCCTGGTATTTTTACGCCCGTTTACTATCAGGGACGATATGCCATCGATGGAGGATGGGTCGAGAATCTGCCTACTACCGTTGCTAAGGATATGGGAGCCGATATCATTATTGCAGTTTCACTCTATTCTCTAGAACAAGATATTGAAAAATTATCAAATATCGCCGCAATAGCAGCTCAGGCTGATCAGATCAAAACACATGATAAAGACAAAATTAGTTTGAAAGCTGTCGACTTGCTCATTTCACCGAATCTTAAAGGGTATAATATGGGTGATTTCGCAAAAGGAGCCCCTCTGATTACATTAGGTTATGAGGCTGCGGATAATATGAGGTCGGAAATTAAAAATCTGGCATCAGAGATTTCAGATTCATCAGCTCCAAAAGAAAAAAAGCTGATAACCGGATATCCAATGAACAAGATAGTATCTGAAACGGTTCTTTATCCACTCCGTAAAATTATCGTTGATTCTAAAGGCCGTCCGGATCTGGAATTAAAGCTTGCAGCCACACTGAAAGAAGCTTTGTCCAACAGCCCTGATATAACACAAATTCAAAAGCATGTATATGCGTTATTCGACAGTGGTGAATATAAACGCCTTCGTTACAGACTTATTGCTGTAGAGGATGGACAATTTGATCTTCTTGTAGAAGCACCTCCAGTTGGAAAACCAGATGAACTTATCAGTGCAGCTGTAAATTTTTCAATTCTGCGCAGCGAAAGCATTATGTCTGATTTCTCTTTGAAACTGGCATATCAGTATTGGTTCGGCAGGAATAAAACCGGATACTACGATGTGGAAGCCTGGTTATCTGCCTACCCCTCCTTTATGCTCTCCTTAGGATATGATCCCTCAAATTGGTCTGGAATGCTGATCCTCCGGACAGGGGTTTTACAGAATCCCGCCTATTTCTATGATTCCGATCATCTGGAATCGTCCTACCTTGTCGGAAAAACCGGAGCAAGCCTATATTATGAACAACCCTTTCTGAGACGATTAGAAATTACAACAGGTAGTTTTGCCAGGCTGAATTGGATGGATTTTAAGGAAGGCGAGAAAAACTTTTCCGAGATTAATTCATTTCAGTACGGAGTCAAAGCATTTTTTGCTGCCGATACTCTGGATCGAG includes these proteins:
- a CDS encoding patatin-like phospholipase family protein yields the protein MRKKRFLLPLLILLLGQIQAQENSVEKTEKPVVALVLAGGGALGFAHVGVLQVLKEEGIRPDMVIGTSIGSIIGGLYCCGYSPDELETIIIEADWKNLILDKFDRKEISFEQKSRERRYYLSIGLNKEGQVENTGFSQGQHAVEFLDRLMAQYASEMDFDDLPIPFRAVAADFITGEKIVYATGDLKTAIRASMSIPGIFTPVYYQGRYAIDGGWVENLPTTVAKDMGADIIIAVSLYSLEQDIEKLSNIAAIAAQADQIKTHDKDKISLKAVDLLISPNLKGYNMGDFAKGAPLITLGYEAADNMRSEIKNLASEISDSSAPKEKKLITGYPMNKIVSETVLYPLRKIIVDSKGRPDLELKLAATLKEALSNSPDITQIQKHVYALFDSGEYKRLRYRLIAVEDGQFDLLVEAPPVGKPDELISAAVNFSILRSESIMSDFSLKLAYQYWFGRNKTGYYDVEAWLSAYPSFMLSLGYDPSNWSGMLILRTGVLQNPAYFYDSDHLESSYLVGKTGASLYYEQPFLRRLEITTGSFARLNWMDFKEGEKNFSEINSFQYGVKAFFAADTLDRVIAPRKGVNFLVFSELQLTPEEEESAILLKGAGEVFIPLWSGAQMIPFGEYQNVVNGNLSAVSRPFLGEGFSVAGYMPQELRAENIIMGGLTFQQKILDLPYSVGNEFYLQLKTNTASLWVDSEVDEHRDSTLYQGGSIGVMVATYLGELEMNVQFNKDMRWTLFLGLSTSSVLFKDRYF